From Anomalospiza imberbis isolate Cuckoo-Finch-1a 21T00152 chromosome 6, ASM3175350v1, whole genome shotgun sequence, one genomic window encodes:
- the LOC137475205 gene encoding inverted formin-2-like isoform X3 gives MNELSNTDNVPYMVTLLSAINAIILGKEELRTRTQIRNEFIGLQLLDVLDKLRDIEEEDLLIQCDTFEEFKIEDDEELLRLCDGINMNDHHEVFSSLFNKVSRSPVSVQLLSILQSLLHLEPSHHSNLLLWESLDAVVNRALLLANDIQGNTVEEVIERLLSIKKHPNKQKRAENRLSGSAAGGVQAEPEPCARAARCPVGSSNPTRPPATSSGPLDNEKKISSCQFTACCALPEKSNPPSNTAPNPAPPAPPPLPSGTAAMTPTSPMTNAPPAPPLPGIPPPPPPLPGMGGIPPPPPPPPPPLPGMGGIPPPPPPLPGMVGIPPPPPPLPGMGGIPPPPPPLPGMGGIPPPPPPLPGMGGIPPPPPPLPGMGGIPPPPPPLPGMGGIPPPPPLLPGMTGDHIEAVVASQYSCPLGLGRPPHKTVKTPTLRMKKLNWQKLPSNVVRESHSMWASVSSSSEDTIEPNYSSIEQLFCFPQPTPKEKTAAPVKAEPKEITFLDSKKSLNLNIFLKQFKCSNEEVTAMIRNGDRTKFDVEVLKQLLKLLPEKHEIENLKAFKEEKSKLANADQFYLLLLQIPSYQLRIECMLICEETTVVLDMIQPKAEAIRRACEDLLTSHRLPVFCQLILKVGNFLNYGSHTGDADGFKISTLLKLTETKANQTRITLLHHILEEVENSHKDLLELPKDLEYVSKAAGINLDIIHTESSTNLKKLLELQRKVLSSNEDVKQQYEKPIQDSIDASRKLEEEFETIEKKREELANYLCEDPSKLSLEDIFSIMKTFRDLFIRALKENKDRKEQAAKAEKRKKQLEEEEGKRQKGENGKVIKKGLMKQEEVCVIDALLADIRKGFTLRKTKNRHESEAVPKPLSAESPEESQSGQSMKDLQAAGKQIDDKTKQNKDDHPSESTPPSTMMETGGGATNASASGQVLSTNSAGGSLPLESQTKSPSVSMVEADGASQTLLGPGMEQANNVESLQPSTKSGSIAFSVADIGTRISFVSSSSASALRDQLSWTNGSMSGGQDKECPADGSESAQPAPCNEAQQAESKEMTKENEDPGTDSLLDTSQDKSFSEEPATDSSCSATLPPEQTHSDREKQRASGKRKKKKRHSKSYSGAMARQKV, from the exons ATGAACGAGCTGTCCAACACAGACAACGTGCCATACATGGTGACGCTGCTGAGTGCTATCAATGCCATCATCCTGGGGAAAGAAGAGCTGAGAACAAGGACACAAATCAGGAACGAGTTCATAG GGCTTCAGCTGTTGGATGTTTTAGACAAGCTAAG AGACATCGAGGAGGAGGATCTGCTTATCCAGTGTGACACATTTGAGGAGTTCAAAATAGAGGATGATGAGGAATTATTAAGGTTGTGTGATGGCATAAACATGAATGATCATCACGAGGTCTTTTCATCTCTCTTCAACAAA GTGAGCCGCTCTCCAGTCTCTGTCCAGCTGCTGTCCAtcctgcagagcctcctgcACTTGGAACCCTCTCATCACTCCAACCTCCTGCTCTGGGAGTCCTTGGATGCTGTAGTGAACAGAGCCCTTTTACTCGCCAATGACA TCCAAGGGAACACAGTTGAAGAAGTCATTGAGAGGCTGCTGTCTATCAAAAAACATCCAAACAAGCAAAAGCGGGCTGAAAACCGCCTGTCTGGGAGCGCAGCTGGAGGTGTCCAGGCTGAACCAGAGCCATGTGCACGTGCCGCTCGGTGTCCAGTGGGATCATCAAACCCCACCAGGCCACCAGCAACATCCTCAGGGCCGCTGGACAACGAAAAGAAGATCTCATCCTGCCAGTTCAcagcctgctgtgccctgccagAGAAATCTAACCCCCCCTCCAACACTGCTCCCAACCCggcacctccagccccaccACCTCTAccctctggcacagcagccaTGACCCCCACATCCCCCATGACAAAtgcacctccagcccctccactCCCTGGCATCCCTCCCCCTCCACCCCCATTGCCTGGCATGGGGGGTATTCCtcctccgcctcctcctcctcctccaccactGCCTGGCATGGGGGGCATTCCTCCACCTCCACCCCCACTGCCTGGCATGGTTGgtatccctcctcctccacccccacTGCCTGGCATGGGTGGTATCCCACCCCCTCCACCTCCATTACCTGGCATGGGTGGTATCCCACCCCCTCCACCTCCATTACCTGGCATGGGTGGTATCCCACCCCCTCCACCTCCATTACCTGGCATGGGTGGCATCCCTCCCCCTCCACCCCCACTGCCTGGCATGGGTGGcatccctcctcctccgcccctCCTTCCTGGCATGACAGGAGATCACATAGAAGCCGTGGTGGCCTCCCAGTACAGCTGCCCCCTGGGCTTGGGCAGGCCTCCCCACAAGACAGTGAAGACACCAACGCTGAGAATGAAGAAGCTGAACTGGCAGAAGCTGCCCTCCAACGTGGTGAGAG agaGCCACTCGATGTGGGcttctgtgagcagcagcagcgaggACACGATAGAGCCCAACTACAGCAGCATCGAGCAGCTGTTCTGCTTCCCACAGCCAACCCCCAAGGAGAAGACAGCAGCACCAGTGAAGGCAGAGCCGAAGGAG atCACATTTTTGGACTCCAAGAAAAGTCTCAATTTGAACATATTTTTGAAGCAGTTTAAATG ctccaatGAAGAGGTGACTGCCATGATCCGGAATGGGGACCGGACCAAGTTTGATGTTGAGGTTCTGAAGCAGTTGCTGAAGCTGCTGCCTGAGAAGCATGAG ATAGAAAACCTGAAGGCCTTCAAAGAAGAGAAATCAAAGCTAGCAAATGCAGACCAGTTCTATCTTCTCCTTCTTCAGATTCCCAG CTACCAGCTGCGCATTGAGTGTATGCTGATCTGTGAAGAGACCACCGTCGTGCTCGACATGATCCAGCCCAAAGCTGAAGCCATCCGGAGAGCCTGTGAAG ATCTTCTGACCAGTCATCGCCTGCCAGTCTTTTGTCAACTGATTCTCAAAGTTGGAAACTTCCTGAACTAT gGAAGTCACACAGGCGATGCCGATGGGTTTAAAATCAGCACTTTACTCAAACTAACAGAAACCAAAGCCAACCAAACCCGCATTACACTGCTCCACCATATTCTAGAG GAAGTAGAAAACAGCCACAAGGACCTACTGGAACTGCCAAAGGATCTTGAATATGTTTCAAAAGCAGCAGG AATTAATCTTGATATTATCCACACGGAGTCCAGTACCAATTTAAAGAAGTTGCTAGAGCTTCAGCGGAAAGTCTTATCATCAAATGAGGATGTGAAACAACAGTATGAGAAACCCATCCAG GACAGCATTGATGCCTCCAGAAAGCTGGAAGAAGAATTTGAAACCATtgaaaagaagagagaagaacTTGCAAATTATCTCTGTGAAGACCCAAGCAAGTTGTCCTTAGAGGACATATTTAGCATCATGAAGACCTTCAGAGATCTCTTCATCCGAGCCCTGAAG gaaaacaaggACAGAAAGGAGCAAGCTGccaaagcagagaagaggaaaaaacagctggaagaggaagaggggaagagacagaagggagaaaatggaaaagtcA TCAAGAAGGGGTTGATGAAGCAGGAGGAGGTGTGTGTCATCGACGCCCTGCTCGCCGACATAAGGAAGGGGTTCACGCTGAGGAAGACGAAGAACAGACATGAGTCAGAGGCAGTTCCTAAACCCTTGTCTGCAGAGAGCCCGGAGGAAAGCCAGTCTG gACAGAGCATGAAGGATCTACAAGCAGCAGGGAAGCAGATTGATGACAAGACCAAGCAAAACAAGGATGATCATCCCTCAGAAAGCACTCCTCCCTCAACCATGATGGAGACAGGTGGAGGTGCTACAAATGCTTCAGCTTCAGGCCAGGTATTATCTACAAACAGTGCTGGAGGAAGTCTGCCACTGGAGTCCCAGACCAAAAGCCCCTCAGTGAGCATGGTGGAAGCTGATGGAGCCAGTCAGACCTTGCTGGGCCCTGGGATGGAGCAGGCAAACAACGTGGAAAGCCTCCAGCCCAGCACAAAGAGCGGCTCCATTGCCTTCTCTGTGGCTGACATAGGCACAAGGATAAGCTTTGTGAGCAGCAGTTCAGCCTCTGCTCTGAGAGACCAGCTCAGCTGGACTAATGGGTCCATGTCAGGAGGCCAGGACAAGGAATGCCCAGCTGATGGCTCAGAGAGTGCTCAGCCTGCCCCCTGCAACGAGGCTCAGCAGGCAGAGTCAAAAGAAATGACGAAGGAAAACGAAGACCCTGGTACAGACTCGCTGTTGGACACGTCTCAAGACAAGTCCTTCTCAGAGGAGCCGGCCACCGACTCCTCTTGCTCAGCAACACTTCCCCCAGAGCAAACTCACAGCGacagggaaaagcagagggCATCAGGGAAAcggaagaagaagaagaggcaCAGCAAAAGCTACTCAG
- the LOC137475205 gene encoding inverted formin-2-like isoform X2 yields MNELSNTDNVPYMVTLLSAINAIILGKEELRTRTQIRNEFIGLQLLDVLDKLRDIEEEDLLIQCDTFEEFKIEDDEELLRLCDGINMNDHHEVFSSLFNKVSRSPVSVQLLSILQSLLHLEPSHHSNLLLWESLDAVVNRALLLANDIQGNTVEEVIERLLSIKKHPNKQKRAENRLSGSAAGGVQAEPEPCARAARCPVGSSNPTRPPATSSGPLDNEKKISSCQFTACCALPEKSNPPSNTAPNPAPPAPPPLPSGTAAMTPTSPMTNAPPAPPLPGIPPPPPPLPGMGGIPPPPPPPPPPLPGMGGIPPPPPPLPGMVGIPPPPPPLPGMGGIPPPPPPLPGMGGIPPPPPPLPGMGGIPPPPPPLPGMGGIPPPPPPLPGMGGIPPPPPLLPGMTGDHIEAVVASQYSCPLGLGRPPHKTVKTPTLRMKKLNWQKLPSNVVRESHSMWASVSSSSEDTIEPNYSSIEQLFCFPQPTPKEKTAAPVKAEPKEITFLDSKKSLNLNIFLKQFKCSNEEVTAMIRNGDRTKFDVEVLKQLLKLLPEKHEIENLKAFKEEKSKLANADQFYLLLLQIPSYQLRIECMLICEETTVVLDMIQPKAEAIRRACEDLLTSHRLPVFCQLILKVGNFLNYGSHTGDADGFKISTLLKLTETKANQTRITLLHHILEEVENSHKDLLELPKDLEYVSKAAGINLDIIHTESSTNLKKLLELQRKVLSSNEDVKQQYEKPIQDSIDASRKLEEEFETIEKKREELANYLCEDPSKLSLEDIFSIMKTFRDLFIRALKENKDRKEQAAKAEKRKKQLEEEEGKRQKGENGKVIKKGLMKQEEVCVIDALLADIRKGFTLRKTKNRHESEAVPKPLSAESPEESQSGQSMKDLQAAGKQIDDKTKQNKDDHPSESTPPSTMMETGGGATNASASGQVLSTNSAGGSLPLESQTKSPSVSMVEADGASQTLLGPGMEQANNVESLQPSTKSGSIAFSVADIGTRISFVSSSSASALRDQLSWTNGSMSGGQDKECPADGSESAQPAPCNEAQQAESKEMTKENEDPGTDSLLDTSQDKSFSEEPATDSSCSATLPPEQTHSDREKQRASGKRKKKKRHSKSYSEVETDTGDNKTKKDCVAQ; encoded by the exons ATGAACGAGCTGTCCAACACAGACAACGTGCCATACATGGTGACGCTGCTGAGTGCTATCAATGCCATCATCCTGGGGAAAGAAGAGCTGAGAACAAGGACACAAATCAGGAACGAGTTCATAG GGCTTCAGCTGTTGGATGTTTTAGACAAGCTAAG AGACATCGAGGAGGAGGATCTGCTTATCCAGTGTGACACATTTGAGGAGTTCAAAATAGAGGATGATGAGGAATTATTAAGGTTGTGTGATGGCATAAACATGAATGATCATCACGAGGTCTTTTCATCTCTCTTCAACAAA GTGAGCCGCTCTCCAGTCTCTGTCCAGCTGCTGTCCAtcctgcagagcctcctgcACTTGGAACCCTCTCATCACTCCAACCTCCTGCTCTGGGAGTCCTTGGATGCTGTAGTGAACAGAGCCCTTTTACTCGCCAATGACA TCCAAGGGAACACAGTTGAAGAAGTCATTGAGAGGCTGCTGTCTATCAAAAAACATCCAAACAAGCAAAAGCGGGCTGAAAACCGCCTGTCTGGGAGCGCAGCTGGAGGTGTCCAGGCTGAACCAGAGCCATGTGCACGTGCCGCTCGGTGTCCAGTGGGATCATCAAACCCCACCAGGCCACCAGCAACATCCTCAGGGCCGCTGGACAACGAAAAGAAGATCTCATCCTGCCAGTTCAcagcctgctgtgccctgccagAGAAATCTAACCCCCCCTCCAACACTGCTCCCAACCCggcacctccagccccaccACCTCTAccctctggcacagcagccaTGACCCCCACATCCCCCATGACAAAtgcacctccagcccctccactCCCTGGCATCCCTCCCCCTCCACCCCCATTGCCTGGCATGGGGGGTATTCCtcctccgcctcctcctcctcctccaccactGCCTGGCATGGGGGGCATTCCTCCACCTCCACCCCCACTGCCTGGCATGGTTGgtatccctcctcctccacccccacTGCCTGGCATGGGTGGTATCCCACCCCCTCCACCTCCATTACCTGGCATGGGTGGTATCCCACCCCCTCCACCTCCATTACCTGGCATGGGTGGTATCCCACCCCCTCCACCTCCATTACCTGGCATGGGTGGCATCCCTCCCCCTCCACCCCCACTGCCTGGCATGGGTGGcatccctcctcctccgcccctCCTTCCTGGCATGACAGGAGATCACATAGAAGCCGTGGTGGCCTCCCAGTACAGCTGCCCCCTGGGCTTGGGCAGGCCTCCCCACAAGACAGTGAAGACACCAACGCTGAGAATGAAGAAGCTGAACTGGCAGAAGCTGCCCTCCAACGTGGTGAGAG agaGCCACTCGATGTGGGcttctgtgagcagcagcagcgaggACACGATAGAGCCCAACTACAGCAGCATCGAGCAGCTGTTCTGCTTCCCACAGCCAACCCCCAAGGAGAAGACAGCAGCACCAGTGAAGGCAGAGCCGAAGGAG atCACATTTTTGGACTCCAAGAAAAGTCTCAATTTGAACATATTTTTGAAGCAGTTTAAATG ctccaatGAAGAGGTGACTGCCATGATCCGGAATGGGGACCGGACCAAGTTTGATGTTGAGGTTCTGAAGCAGTTGCTGAAGCTGCTGCCTGAGAAGCATGAG ATAGAAAACCTGAAGGCCTTCAAAGAAGAGAAATCAAAGCTAGCAAATGCAGACCAGTTCTATCTTCTCCTTCTTCAGATTCCCAG CTACCAGCTGCGCATTGAGTGTATGCTGATCTGTGAAGAGACCACCGTCGTGCTCGACATGATCCAGCCCAAAGCTGAAGCCATCCGGAGAGCCTGTGAAG ATCTTCTGACCAGTCATCGCCTGCCAGTCTTTTGTCAACTGATTCTCAAAGTTGGAAACTTCCTGAACTAT gGAAGTCACACAGGCGATGCCGATGGGTTTAAAATCAGCACTTTACTCAAACTAACAGAAACCAAAGCCAACCAAACCCGCATTACACTGCTCCACCATATTCTAGAG GAAGTAGAAAACAGCCACAAGGACCTACTGGAACTGCCAAAGGATCTTGAATATGTTTCAAAAGCAGCAGG AATTAATCTTGATATTATCCACACGGAGTCCAGTACCAATTTAAAGAAGTTGCTAGAGCTTCAGCGGAAAGTCTTATCATCAAATGAGGATGTGAAACAACAGTATGAGAAACCCATCCAG GACAGCATTGATGCCTCCAGAAAGCTGGAAGAAGAATTTGAAACCATtgaaaagaagagagaagaacTTGCAAATTATCTCTGTGAAGACCCAAGCAAGTTGTCCTTAGAGGACATATTTAGCATCATGAAGACCTTCAGAGATCTCTTCATCCGAGCCCTGAAG gaaaacaaggACAGAAAGGAGCAAGCTGccaaagcagagaagaggaaaaaacagctggaagaggaagaggggaagagacagaagggagaaaatggaaaagtcA TCAAGAAGGGGTTGATGAAGCAGGAGGAGGTGTGTGTCATCGACGCCCTGCTCGCCGACATAAGGAAGGGGTTCACGCTGAGGAAGACGAAGAACAGACATGAGTCAGAGGCAGTTCCTAAACCCTTGTCTGCAGAGAGCCCGGAGGAAAGCCAGTCTG gACAGAGCATGAAGGATCTACAAGCAGCAGGGAAGCAGATTGATGACAAGACCAAGCAAAACAAGGATGATCATCCCTCAGAAAGCACTCCTCCCTCAACCATGATGGAGACAGGTGGAGGTGCTACAAATGCTTCAGCTTCAGGCCAGGTATTATCTACAAACAGTGCTGGAGGAAGTCTGCCACTGGAGTCCCAGACCAAAAGCCCCTCAGTGAGCATGGTGGAAGCTGATGGAGCCAGTCAGACCTTGCTGGGCCCTGGGATGGAGCAGGCAAACAACGTGGAAAGCCTCCAGCCCAGCACAAAGAGCGGCTCCATTGCCTTCTCTGTGGCTGACATAGGCACAAGGATAAGCTTTGTGAGCAGCAGTTCAGCCTCTGCTCTGAGAGACCAGCTCAGCTGGACTAATGGGTCCATGTCAGGAGGCCAGGACAAGGAATGCCCAGCTGATGGCTCAGAGAGTGCTCAGCCTGCCCCCTGCAACGAGGCTCAGCAGGCAGAGTCAAAAGAAATGACGAAGGAAAACGAAGACCCTGGTACAGACTCGCTGTTGGACACGTCTCAAGACAAGTCCTTCTCAGAGGAGCCGGCCACCGACTCCTCTTGCTCAGCAACACTTCCCCCAGAGCAAACTCACAGCGacagggaaaagcagagggCATCAGGGAAAcggaagaagaagaagaggcaCAGCAAAAGCTACTCAG
- the LOC137475205 gene encoding inverted formin-2-like isoform X1: MNELSNTDNVPYMVTLLSAINAIILGKEELRTRTQIRNEFIGLQLLDVLDKLRDIEEEDLLIQCDTFEEFKIEDDEELLRLCDGINMNDHHEVFSSLFNKVSRSPVSVQLLSILQSLLHLEPSHHSNLLLWESLDAVVNRALLLANDIQGNTVEEVIERLLSIKKHPNKQKRAENRLSGSAAGGVQAEPEPCARAARCPVGSSNPTRPPATSSGPLDNEKKISSCQFTACCALPEKSNPPSNTAPNPAPPAPPPLPSGTAAMTPTSPMTNAPPAPPLPGIPPPPPPLPGMGGIPPPPPPPPPPLPGMGGIPPPPPPLPGMVGIPPPPPPLPGMGGIPPPPPPLPGMGGIPPPPPPLPGMGGIPPPPPPLPGMGGIPPPPPPLPGMGGIPPPPPLLPGMTGDHIEAVVASQYSCPLGLGRPPHKTVKTPTLRMKKLNWQKLPSNVVRESHSMWASVSSSSEDTIEPNYSSIEQLFCFPQPTPKEKTAAPVKAEPKEITFLDSKKSLNLNIFLKQFKCSNEEVTAMIRNGDRTKFDVEVLKQLLKLLPEKHEIENLKAFKEEKSKLANADQFYLLLLQIPSYQLRIECMLICEETTVVLDMIQPKAEAIRRACEDLLTSHRLPVFCQLILKVGNFLNYGSHTGDADGFKISTLLKLTETKANQTRITLLHHILEEVENSHKDLLELPKDLEYVSKAAGINLDIIHTESSTNLKKLLELQRKVLSSNEDVKQQYEKPIQDSIDASRKLEEEFETIEKKREELANYLCEDPSKLSLEDIFSIMKTFRDLFIRALKENKDRKEQAAKAEKRKKQLEEEEGKRQKGENGKVIKKGLMKQEEVCVIDALLADIRKGFTLRKTKNRHESEAVPKPLSAESPEESQSGQSMKDLQAAGKQIDDKTKQNKDDHPSESTPPSTMMETGGGATNASASGQVLSTNSAGGSLPLESQTKSPSVSMVEADGASQTLLGPGMEQANNVESLQPSTKSGSIAFSVADIGTRISFVSSSSASALRDQLSWTNGSMSGGQDKECPADGSESAQPAPCNEAQQAESKEMTKENEDPGTDSLLDTSQDKSFSEEPATDSSCSATLPPEQTHSDREKQRASGKRKKKKRHSKSYSAEVETDTGDNKTKKDCVAQ, translated from the exons ATGAACGAGCTGTCCAACACAGACAACGTGCCATACATGGTGACGCTGCTGAGTGCTATCAATGCCATCATCCTGGGGAAAGAAGAGCTGAGAACAAGGACACAAATCAGGAACGAGTTCATAG GGCTTCAGCTGTTGGATGTTTTAGACAAGCTAAG AGACATCGAGGAGGAGGATCTGCTTATCCAGTGTGACACATTTGAGGAGTTCAAAATAGAGGATGATGAGGAATTATTAAGGTTGTGTGATGGCATAAACATGAATGATCATCACGAGGTCTTTTCATCTCTCTTCAACAAA GTGAGCCGCTCTCCAGTCTCTGTCCAGCTGCTGTCCAtcctgcagagcctcctgcACTTGGAACCCTCTCATCACTCCAACCTCCTGCTCTGGGAGTCCTTGGATGCTGTAGTGAACAGAGCCCTTTTACTCGCCAATGACA TCCAAGGGAACACAGTTGAAGAAGTCATTGAGAGGCTGCTGTCTATCAAAAAACATCCAAACAAGCAAAAGCGGGCTGAAAACCGCCTGTCTGGGAGCGCAGCTGGAGGTGTCCAGGCTGAACCAGAGCCATGTGCACGTGCCGCTCGGTGTCCAGTGGGATCATCAAACCCCACCAGGCCACCAGCAACATCCTCAGGGCCGCTGGACAACGAAAAGAAGATCTCATCCTGCCAGTTCAcagcctgctgtgccctgccagAGAAATCTAACCCCCCCTCCAACACTGCTCCCAACCCggcacctccagccccaccACCTCTAccctctggcacagcagccaTGACCCCCACATCCCCCATGACAAAtgcacctccagcccctccactCCCTGGCATCCCTCCCCCTCCACCCCCATTGCCTGGCATGGGGGGTATTCCtcctccgcctcctcctcctcctccaccactGCCTGGCATGGGGGGCATTCCTCCACCTCCACCCCCACTGCCTGGCATGGTTGgtatccctcctcctccacccccacTGCCTGGCATGGGTGGTATCCCACCCCCTCCACCTCCATTACCTGGCATGGGTGGTATCCCACCCCCTCCACCTCCATTACCTGGCATGGGTGGTATCCCACCCCCTCCACCTCCATTACCTGGCATGGGTGGCATCCCTCCCCCTCCACCCCCACTGCCTGGCATGGGTGGcatccctcctcctccgcccctCCTTCCTGGCATGACAGGAGATCACATAGAAGCCGTGGTGGCCTCCCAGTACAGCTGCCCCCTGGGCTTGGGCAGGCCTCCCCACAAGACAGTGAAGACACCAACGCTGAGAATGAAGAAGCTGAACTGGCAGAAGCTGCCCTCCAACGTGGTGAGAG agaGCCACTCGATGTGGGcttctgtgagcagcagcagcgaggACACGATAGAGCCCAACTACAGCAGCATCGAGCAGCTGTTCTGCTTCCCACAGCCAACCCCCAAGGAGAAGACAGCAGCACCAGTGAAGGCAGAGCCGAAGGAG atCACATTTTTGGACTCCAAGAAAAGTCTCAATTTGAACATATTTTTGAAGCAGTTTAAATG ctccaatGAAGAGGTGACTGCCATGATCCGGAATGGGGACCGGACCAAGTTTGATGTTGAGGTTCTGAAGCAGTTGCTGAAGCTGCTGCCTGAGAAGCATGAG ATAGAAAACCTGAAGGCCTTCAAAGAAGAGAAATCAAAGCTAGCAAATGCAGACCAGTTCTATCTTCTCCTTCTTCAGATTCCCAG CTACCAGCTGCGCATTGAGTGTATGCTGATCTGTGAAGAGACCACCGTCGTGCTCGACATGATCCAGCCCAAAGCTGAAGCCATCCGGAGAGCCTGTGAAG ATCTTCTGACCAGTCATCGCCTGCCAGTCTTTTGTCAACTGATTCTCAAAGTTGGAAACTTCCTGAACTAT gGAAGTCACACAGGCGATGCCGATGGGTTTAAAATCAGCACTTTACTCAAACTAACAGAAACCAAAGCCAACCAAACCCGCATTACACTGCTCCACCATATTCTAGAG GAAGTAGAAAACAGCCACAAGGACCTACTGGAACTGCCAAAGGATCTTGAATATGTTTCAAAAGCAGCAGG AATTAATCTTGATATTATCCACACGGAGTCCAGTACCAATTTAAAGAAGTTGCTAGAGCTTCAGCGGAAAGTCTTATCATCAAATGAGGATGTGAAACAACAGTATGAGAAACCCATCCAG GACAGCATTGATGCCTCCAGAAAGCTGGAAGAAGAATTTGAAACCATtgaaaagaagagagaagaacTTGCAAATTATCTCTGTGAAGACCCAAGCAAGTTGTCCTTAGAGGACATATTTAGCATCATGAAGACCTTCAGAGATCTCTTCATCCGAGCCCTGAAG gaaaacaaggACAGAAAGGAGCAAGCTGccaaagcagagaagaggaaaaaacagctggaagaggaagaggggaagagacagaagggagaaaatggaaaagtcA TCAAGAAGGGGTTGATGAAGCAGGAGGAGGTGTGTGTCATCGACGCCCTGCTCGCCGACATAAGGAAGGGGTTCACGCTGAGGAAGACGAAGAACAGACATGAGTCAGAGGCAGTTCCTAAACCCTTGTCTGCAGAGAGCCCGGAGGAAAGCCAGTCTG gACAGAGCATGAAGGATCTACAAGCAGCAGGGAAGCAGATTGATGACAAGACCAAGCAAAACAAGGATGATCATCCCTCAGAAAGCACTCCTCCCTCAACCATGATGGAGACAGGTGGAGGTGCTACAAATGCTTCAGCTTCAGGCCAGGTATTATCTACAAACAGTGCTGGAGGAAGTCTGCCACTGGAGTCCCAGACCAAAAGCCCCTCAGTGAGCATGGTGGAAGCTGATGGAGCCAGTCAGACCTTGCTGGGCCCTGGGATGGAGCAGGCAAACAACGTGGAAAGCCTCCAGCCCAGCACAAAGAGCGGCTCCATTGCCTTCTCTGTGGCTGACATAGGCACAAGGATAAGCTTTGTGAGCAGCAGTTCAGCCTCTGCTCTGAGAGACCAGCTCAGCTGGACTAATGGGTCCATGTCAGGAGGCCAGGACAAGGAATGCCCAGCTGATGGCTCAGAGAGTGCTCAGCCTGCCCCCTGCAACGAGGCTCAGCAGGCAGAGTCAAAAGAAATGACGAAGGAAAACGAAGACCCTGGTACAGACTCGCTGTTGGACACGTCTCAAGACAAGTCCTTCTCAGAGGAGCCGGCCACCGACTCCTCTTGCTCAGCAACACTTCCCCCAGAGCAAACTCACAGCGacagggaaaagcagagggCATCAGGGAAAcggaagaagaagaagaggcaCAGCAAAAGCTACTCAG